The following are from one region of the Arthrobacter sp. TMP15 genome:
- a CDS encoding N-acetylmuramoyl-L-alanine amidase, with product MVAEHITNLPSSKSSGKRSRTQMLVVHSAETPLAAGYAASVTNNWLNRSDVEASINAFFGPDTTVRSVNTDHAAWHATWANGLSVGYEFTGYAALTRAQWLTAAGKNMLDRAGREMAADAKIYGIPLRYLTTAEVNAIANGNQTIKGIATHAQIDPANRTDPGAGFPFDVLMGAIKRYSGTITPPPASPQGGTITPIQEDELSAKDVAEIKQHINALLINTYTSNGVKNLPGVRPILVENQKRMGALAGKLDAQTELIKQLAKGQGVTIDYAEVEAAAAAGVAKAIADGVDLDATVTIKKDAQ from the coding sequence ATGGTCGCTGAACACATCACTAACCTGCCCTCGAGTAAGAGCTCGGGCAAGCGCTCACGTACTCAGATGCTCGTTGTCCACTCCGCTGAGACACCACTGGCGGCGGGGTATGCGGCATCGGTCACAAATAACTGGCTGAACCGTTCAGACGTTGAAGCATCGATCAACGCGTTCTTCGGCCCGGATACCACTGTCCGCAGCGTCAACACTGACCATGCGGCATGGCACGCAACATGGGCGAATGGCCTGTCTGTTGGTTACGAGTTCACTGGGTACGCAGCGCTCACCCGGGCGCAATGGCTCACGGCGGCTGGTAAGAACATGCTCGACCGTGCAGGCCGCGAAATGGCTGCGGACGCCAAAATCTATGGCATCCCCCTGCGCTACCTCACAACGGCAGAAGTCAACGCGATTGCGAACGGCAACCAGACAATCAAGGGTATTGCCACGCACGCGCAGATCGACCCCGCGAACCGCACCGACCCCGGCGCTGGTTTCCCGTTCGACGTCCTGATGGGCGCAATCAAGCGCTATTCAGGCACCATAACTCCACCCCCCGCCAGTCCCCAAGGCGGCACCATCACACCCATCCAGGAGGATGAATTGTCTGCAAAAGACGTAGCCGAAATCAAGCAGCACATCAACGCGCTGCTCATCAACACATACACCAGCAACGGGGTGAAGAACCTTCCCGGCGTGCGCCCGATTCTCGTTGAAAATCAGAAACGAATGGGCGCACTGGCCGGGAAACTAGATGCCCAAACCGAGCTGATCAAGCAACTCGCCAAAGGTCAGGGCGTCACCATTGACTATGCCGAGGTCGAGGCGGCCGCCGCTGCTGGTGTTGCCAAGGCCATTGCTGACGGCGTGGATTTGGATGCGACCGTGACCATCAAGAAGGACGCACAGTGA